A section of the Streptomyces sp. CG1 genome encodes:
- a CDS encoding alpha/beta hydrolase: protein MARPARSPTATFAEAGFAALVHDHRSFGAGDGTPRQDIDPWKQIEDWRHAITYLGSRPEVDADRIGLWGSSYAGGHAIVLGATDRRLKAVVAQVPTISGFEQSRRRVTPENVAALEAALDADERAQLTGEAPRTQALASADPTVTAAYCAQGAVDFYLQELPEGTRWDNTVTVRSTRNARM, encoded by the coding sequence TTGGCACGGCCAGCGCGATCGCCCACCGCCACCTTCGCCGAGGCCGGCTTCGCCGCCCTGGTCCACGATCACCGCAGCTTCGGCGCCGGCGACGGCACCCCGCGCCAGGACATCGACCCCTGGAAGCAGATCGAGGACTGGCGGCACGCCATCACCTACCTGGGATCGCGCCCAGAAGTCGACGCCGATCGGATCGGTCTGTGGGGATCCAGCTATGCCGGCGGACACGCGATCGTGCTCGGAGCCACCGACCGCCGCCTGAAGGCCGTCGTCGCCCAGGTGCCCACCATCAGCGGCTTCGAGCAGTCCAGGCGTCGCGTCACCCCTGAGAACGTCGCCGCCCTGGAGGCCGCCCTCGACGCCGACGAGCGTGCGCAGCTGACCGGCGAGGCGCCGCGCACCCAGGCCCTGGCCAGCGCCGATCCGACCGTCACTGCCGCCTACTGCGCCCAGGGTGCCGTCGACTTCTACCTCCAGGAACTCCCCGAAGGTACACGCTGGGACAACACCGTCACCGTCCGCTCCACCCGCAACGCGCGCATGTAA